CAGCAGCTGTTCGCCGCGCGCGAGCTTGAGTCCGCCGCGTTGCTCCGATTCCATCACCAGCAGCCGATGCGCGGCCAGGTCGGCGGGCTGGCGGATGGCCGGGTGGCGGGCCAGATAGGCCGGAGACGCGTACAGGTTCTCGCTGGCGTAGCCGGCCAGCCGCGCCACCAGCCTGTCGTCATGCACGGTGTGGGAGCGGGCCGAGCGCAGGCAGAAGTCCAGCACGTCGGCCACCGGGTCCTGCAGCCGGTTGTTCACTTCCAGCGACAGCTGCAGGCCGGGATGCAAGGCGGCGAGCTCGCTCAGCGCCGGCCCCAGCACGTGCTGGGCCAGCGACGAGGTGGTGCTGACCGTCAGCGGGCCTTCGATGTCGCTTTGCGTTTCGTCCACCGCCATCCGCGCCTGGGACAGCGTCTCGCGCAGTCTGGCGGCGTGGGGGCGCAGCCGCTCGCCGGCCTCGGTCAGCGCCACCCTGCGCGTGGTGCGCAGCACCAGCGCCGCGCCCATCTCCCGCTCCAGCTCCTTGACCCGCGCGCTGACCAGGCTCTTGTGGCAATCCAGCAGATCCGCGGCGGCGGTGAAGCTGCCGGCGCGCGCCAGCGCATCGAAGGCCAGCAAGTTGTCCGGCGACGGCATTGTTTTCATATCAGGACAATCAATCCGATTTTGCGGATTTATTTCGGAACAATCAGGCGACTATCCTAGCACGCATCACCCATCTGCCATCCCATGCGAGGAGTGCGTCATGCATCATCTGTTCCGTTGCTATGCCTGGTTGTTTCAACGCGAGATCGCGGCGAGCCGCCATCTTAGCCAGCGCCGCCGCTGGGAGGAGCCGGCGCGGCGGGTGCTGCTGTGAGCGGGAGGGGCGAGTCCGGAGGCGGGGAAGCCGCCATCGCCGCCTGCAGCGTCGCGAGGGGAGAAGAGCCGGCCCCGGCGATGGAGGCCGGCGGCGGACGCTAGGAGACTACCCGCTCGGTTTTGGCGGCGAGGAATTGCTGCAGGCAGTCCTGCAGGGCCGGGGAGAAGCCGGTCAGCAATTGCTGCAGGTCTTCCTGGTGCACGCCCATGCTTTGCCTGATGCTCTGCCCCAGGGCGTTGAACGCCAGCAGGTCGTCGGCGCCGCCGCGCGATTCCAGCAGATTGCGCAGCAATTCGTAGCCGTGCTGCCGCCACAGCGTCAGCAGCTTCAACTGCCAATTCAACAGCTGGTGGCCGAACTGCTGGCCGATGTCCTGGCATTGCTGGCAGTAGTCCAGCCAGCCGTCGGCGTCGACATGATGCCTCAGCGCCTGCCGCCACTGGTGGCTTTCTCCGCGTTGCCATTCGTCCAGGCGCTGCTTGCGCTCCAGTCCGGCCTGCAGGCCGGACTTCCAGTCATGGTGGGCCGGCAGGCCGGCGAAGAAAAATTGGCGCATCAACGGCTGCCAGGCCTGCAAGCCGGCATCGCCATGCTGCAGCCAGGCATTCAGCGGGTGGGGTTCCATCTCGGGTTTCCTTTTCATGGGCGGGGGCTGTCAAGACGCTCCACCATCGCGCGGATGGCGGAGAGTTGCGGCGCGTTCTTGGCGTAGTAGTCGGGATTGCTCGGGTTCTTGCTGCTGTAGCCCCAGAAATCCCAGCAGCCCTGCGGATTGCGCTTGGGGTCGGTGCGGATCTGCGGGTACAGCACCACGATGCGGTTGCGGTCCGCCATCTCGTTGAAGCCGGTGCTGGTGTAGTAGCGGTTGCCGATGCGGCTGTCTTCCTGAGTGCAGCCGTGGAACACCACGTGCACGCGGCAGCTTTGCTTGCGGCAATCGGCGGGGATGTAGACGTGGCCGATGTCGGACAGGCCGGTGTAGCGGCCGTCGGCGAACTCGGTCTGGTCGAAATCCAGCAGCTCGCCGGACAGCCTGGCGGCGGGCGGCTTCAGGTTGCCGTACAGCTGGCGCAGGATGTCCTGCGACTGCATGAAGCCGCAGTTGTTGAGATTGGTCTTGGTGCTGCCCGCGGCGGGGGAGACGTTGACCGGGCAGGCCTCGTCGCCGGGATTGGAGGTGAGCAGCGCGTGGCCGGCGTTGACGTTGTCGACATAGCGGATCTGCGAGTCGGGCACGCCAGCGTGCTGGTAGAAGGCCCGCGTCTGCGCCACCACCTTGGGATAGACCACGCTGTCTGACGCGCCGGTGAAGATGTACAGCCGCTGCCGCTTGATGTTGTCCACCGGGTCGATCAAGCCCTGGCTGGCGAATTGCTGGGCTTCTTTCCAGGCGGCCGCGCCGGATGGCGCTGCGCCCTGGGGCCGCATGCACTGGTTGCTGGCGGTCATCATGAAGCGGTCGGCGCCGCCCAGCTTGTTCAGGCCGGCGCAGTAGAACGGTCCGCCGGCGACGATGCCGGCGCCGGCCACGCTGGCCGAATAGGTGACGCTGTACTGGGCGGCCATGAAGGCGCCGGAAGACAGGCCGGACACGGTGTTCTGCATGGGGTCGGCGCCCAGCGCGGGCAGCGGCGGCGCGGCAGCGGCCACCGCCTGGCCGGCCGCGAGCATCCATGACAGCAGGGCGGCGCGCAACAGGCGCGCGCGCGGATTGACGGAATGCATGGTGGGTTCTCCAGAGCGTTGATGAAGCTGGCTGCAACTCGTTGATACCTGACCATCCTGCGATGCGCCCGCGACAGCATCGGGGCCTGCTGAGTATGGCAGACCGGCGCGGGGTCCCATGGCTAGCCCTTTGGCCAGGGATGCCCGCTATCGCCCGCCCTGCGAGGCCATGCCGCTGCCCCGGCCCGTCGTCAGCGCGCGGCCGGCGCCGGTTCCGGCGCAGCCTGCTGGCCCGCCCGCGGTATCCAGCCTGCGATGAGCGCGCCGCTGAGCGAGGCCAGCGCGGCGACGGAGAGTCCGATGGCCAAGGCATGGCGGAGGTCGGCGCCATAGCCGACGGCGAGAGCCGCGCCTGCGGCGCCGACCAGGGCGCCGGTTTGGCGGACGGCGTTCAGCACGGCCGACGCGGTGCCGGACAGATGCGGCGGCGCGCTTTCCAGCACGGTGGCGGTCATCGGCGCGATGGCGAGCGCGGTGCCCAGCGCCAGCGGCAGCATCGCCAGCAGCGACCAGGCCAGCGCATGGCCGTCGGCGAGGGCCAGCAGCAGATAGCCAGCGGCAGAGAGCAGCAGGCCGCCGCGGATCTGGCGGCGGGCGCCCAACCGCGGCAGCAGGCGGCCGGCGGCGACGTTGCCGATGATCAGGCATCCGGCCAGCGGCAGCATGGCCAGGCCGGCATGCAGCGCGTCCAGGCCCAGGCCTTGCTGCAGGTAGAGGCTGAGCAGCAGCAGGGTGCCGAAATAGGCGACGCCGATGGCGAAGCCCACCCAGTTGGCGGCGGCGAAAACCGGGTTGCGGAACAACTCGGGCGGCACCATCGCCTGCGGGTTGGCGTTTTCCAGCTGCCAGAACAGGCGGCCGCAGCCGGCGACCGCCAGCAGCAGGGCGAACAGGACGGGCGCGCCCAGGCGCGGGCCTTCGATCAGCGCGTAGCTGGCCAGCAGCAGCGTCAGCATGCCGGCCGCCTGGCCGGGCAGGTCGGCGCCGCGGGTCGGCATCGCTTGGCGATGCGGCACCACGAAGGGGATGGCCAGCAGCGCGGCCAGACCGATTGGCACGTTGATCAGGAAGGCGCCGCGCCAGCCCAGCGGCGCCAGCAGCAGGCCGCCCAGCACCGGGCCGGCCGCGGCGGCCGAGGCGGACAGGCCGCCGTACAGGCCGACGGCGCGCGCGCGCTCGGCCGGATGGGGAAAGGCGTGGCGCAACAGGCCGAGCGAGCTGGGAATGAACAAGGCCGCCGCCATGCCCTGCAGCAAGCGAAAGAGGATCAGCGTCCTCGCGCCGGGCGCCAGCCCGCACAGCAGCGAGGCCAGCACGAACAGGGCCAGCCCCCAGGCCAGCATCCGCCGGGGGCCGAAGCGGTCGGCCAGCCAGCCGGCGCTGAGCATCAGGCCGGCGAAGCCCAGCGCGTAAGCGTCCACGATCCAGGTCAGTTGGCTGAGGCTGGCGTCCAGGCTGCGCAGCAAGGCCGGCAGCGCCAGATTGACGATATTGGTGTCGAGCACCGCCATGAACATGCCGGCGCTGAGCGCCAGCAGGGTGGGCAGTCCGGTCCGGACCGATTGGGCGTGAGGCATGAATGGCGTCCCCAGGTGGAAAACGCAGCCATGCTAGGCGAGATGATGGTGCGAAAAAATAGACAAATATGATAAATGGTGATGCAATTTCGCATTTTAAGGCAGGCGGACGCAGCATGAATTGGGACAATGCCCGTTACTTTCTCAGCCTCGCCCGCGCGGGCACGTTGCGTGCCGCCGCGCAGCAGCTGGGGGTGGATCAGGCCACGGTGGGCCGGCGGCTGCAGGCTTTCGAGGCCGAGATCGGCAGCCGGCTGTTCCTGCGCACGCCGCAGGGCTATCAGTTGAGCGAATCCGGCGCCATGCTGCTGGCCGACGCCGAACGGATGGAAGCCGCCGCCGACGCCTTCAGCCGCAAGGCCGCGCACAGCGACCGCCAGCTGGCCGGGCCGGTGCGCATCGCCGCCACCGACACCGTGGCCGAGGCCTTCATCATCCCGGCGCTGGCCGAGCTGTCGCGGCGGCATCCGGAACTGGAGTTCACGCTGCTGACCGGCTTGTCGATCCGCGACGTGGCGGCCGGCGAGGTGGATTTCGCCATCCGCAGCCTGCGGCCGGACAAGGGCGAGGTGCTGGTGCGCAAGCTGGCGGCCATCGACATGAGTCTGTACGCGTCGCCGGATTACCTGGCGCGGCGCGGACGGCCGCTTCCCGGCGACGGCTTCGCCGGCCACGAGCTGCTGATGTTCCCGCGCGACACCGTGCCGCGCCACTGGCAGCGGCTATGCGGCGAAAGCGTGGACCAGGCGCGCATCGCGCTGCAGGCCAATTCGCAGCTGTCGCTCAGGCAGGCGGCGCTGGCCGGCATGGGCATCGCCATGCTGTCCTGTTTCATCGCCGATCGAGACGCCGGCTTGGAGCGGGTGTGGCCGGATCGGACCGACCCGGTGGACATGTGGCTGGTGTTGCACCCCGACCTGCAGAAAGTGGCGCGGGTGCGGACGGCGGTGGAGGCGATCGCGTCCATGTTCAAGCCGGCCTGAGGCGCCGGCAAAAAAAAAGCGCCCCGTGGCCGGGGCGTAACGCAGGGGAAGAGCGGAACCGGGCTTAGCGGTTCCGGAAGCTTTGCAATACCGTCAGCAAGCTGGTCAGGTTGTCGGCGACGCCGCCCTGCGCCACTTTTTCCGTGGCGGCCGCGCCGGCCATGGTGTTCATGCTGTAGATCTGCATCACGCCCATGTTGGCGGCGGCCTGGGCCAGCGTGTTCTGCTGCTGCTGCGCCGAGACGGCGTTCTGGAACAGGATGCCGGTCGAGTGCGCCAGGCTCTGGTAGATCGAGCCCATCGCCATCGCGGGCGATTCGGCCAGCACCTTGACGTTGGCCTGGGTGACGGCGTCGGTGATCTGGTTGTTGACTGAGGTGGGGAATGCCATTGAATGCCTCCTGTGTTATGGAGTGGGGAAAATCAGCGCTGGAACGATTGCAATACGGTCATCAGGCTGGTCAGGTTGTCGGCGATGCCGCCCTGGCTGACTTTTTCGGTGGCGGCGGCGTCGGCCATGGTGTCCACGCTGTAGATCTGCATCACGCCGGTGTTGGCGGCGGCCTGCGACAGCGTGTTCTGCTGCTGCTGGGCCGAGATGGCGTTCTCGAACAGAATGCCGGTGGAGTGGGCCATGGTCTGGAACAGCGAGCCCAGCGCCATCGCGGGGGCTTCGGCCAGCACCTTGACGTTGGCCTGGGTGACGGCGTCGGTGATCTGATCGTTTACGGCGGTGTTGTTAGCCATGTCTTAATCTCCGATCGGCGCGCGCTTAGCGGCGGAAGGATTGCAGCACGGTCATCAGGCTGCTGAGGTTGTCGGCGATGCCGGCCTGGGACACTTTCTCGGTGCCGGCGGCGTCGGCCATGGTGTCGACGCTGTAGATCTGCATCACGCCCATGTTGGCGGCGGCCTGGGACAGCGTGTTCTGCTGCTGTTGGGCCGAGGTGGCGTTTTCGAACAGGATGCCGGTGGAATGGGACGCGGTCTGGAACAGCGAGCCCATCGCCATGGCGGGGGCTTCGGCCAGCACCTTGACGTTGGTCTGGGTGACGGCGTCGGTGATCTGATCGTTTACGGCGGTGTTGTAAGCCATTTTCTAGCTCCTATCGCGGATGAGGCGGGAATCAACGGAACGACTGCAGCACGGTGAGCAGGCTGGTCAGATTGTCGGCGATGCCGCCCTGCGCCATTTTCTCGGTGCCGGCGGCGCCGGCCATGGTGTCCATGCTGTAAATCTGCATCACGCCCATGTTGGCGGCGGCCTGGGCCAGCGTGTTCTGCTGCTGCTGGGCCGAGACGGCGTTCTGGAACAGGATGCCGGTGGAGTGGGCCATGCTCTGGTAGATCGAGCCCATCGCCATGGCGGGGGCTTCGGCCAGCACCTTGACGTTGGCCTGGGTGACGGCGTCGGTGATCTGGTCGTTGACGGAGGTCGGGAAGGACATGCTTGGCTCCTCGAGTGCGGTGTGTTGGTCAGGCGCACCGTCGGGCATGGCGGCCGGCGCGGACGCCATGTCCCGGTGCTACTGCTTGGACGGCGGGGCATCGCCGCTGTGAACGCCGCTCTCAGCCGGGGCCGGCTCGGCGGCCGCTTCCTGCGCCTGCAGCTTGTGCACCACTTCCTGCAATTGCGCGGACAGCGGGCCGAAGTACTGGTTGAAGCATTTCTCCACTTCCTGGCGCGCCAGGTTCGACAGGTGCTCGGCGATCTGGCCGAGCGCCAGCTGGCTGCCGGGCTGCAGTCCCGCCATCGCCGGCTGCAGCGTGGCGGGGCGCAGCTCGGCGAGGTCCTGCGTGCCTTCCAACAGCTTGAGAATCGCTTGTTCCTCGGCTTCCTGTACCTGCAGCGCCTGGCTGGAGCTGGCCTGGATGGAGGCCAGGATGTCGCGCACGCTGGCGCCGGCGCGGTTTTGCCCTTGGGCGATGGCCTGCTGCGTCTGCTGCCTGGCCTGCTGGATGGCAGCGGCCGCCGGTTGCGGCGAGGTTTGCAGCTTTTGCTGAAAGGCTGCCAGCGCCTGCTCTTCCTGCGGCTGCAACGGCCGGCCCAGGTATTGCTCCGCCACCTGGCGCAGGGCGGGATTCAGCGGCGACTCAGCCATGATGGGCGTCCTGTTCGCGCCCCAGCAGCGGGGTCAGCGCGCCGCGCATGGCCAGCAGCGCTTGCTGTTCGGCAAGGCGGCGGTTGTCGTCCCGCACGGCGGCGCCGCTCATCAGTTCGCCGGCCCAGTCGCTCAGGTGTTGGCCCAGCAACTGGGAAACATGGGCGTGCAGACTGTTCAGTTCGTTGTGCATGGCGTATCTCCGGAGGTTGAGTGCGAAAACAGCCCGCGGCGGAGCCGGCGGACTGTTGTCAGGACGGAGGGAGAGGCGGCTTGTGAAGCTCAGCAGGGGGCAGGCGTCAGGAACAGCGCCTGCTCGGCTTTGCGGCGGCGAGTCAGTCCGGGCACGGCCTGGCCGCCGGCCCGGTTCCAGCGCGGGAACTGCGCGGCGGCGCCGTCGTAATCGCCCTTGTTCAACAGGCGCAGCAGCGTGGAGCTGCGGAGGTTTCCCAGCCCCAGGTTGTAGCTGAAGCTGACCAAGGCGGAGAACTGGTTGGCGTTCAGCGGCACGATCACGGCTTTGCGGACGCCGGTTTCGAATTTCTCCAGATCGGCGGCCAGCAACTGGTCCGCCTGTTGCTGGGTGATCGTCATGCCGGCTTTCACGTCCGGCCCGGTGTGGCCGTAGCCTATGGTCCAGACACCCACCATGTCCTGGTAGGCGGCGAGGCGGACGCCCTCGAATTGCTTGATCAGGCTGATGCCTGCTGCGTTGGTTTTCATCGCGTGTTCTCCATTTCAGGGTGGTGGGCGCCGCCCCGGCGCCGGGGCGGCGATTCAGGTCTCGGGCGGGTTCTCGGGCGGCGGCGTCAGCCATTGCTGCAGGTTCTGCGCCAGCGCCGGCGACAACTCGCTCAGCGTCTGCTGCAAGGCCTCCAGTTGTTCGTCCCAGCTCTGGCGTCCGCTCTGGACGGCGGCGTTGAGGGCCAGCAGCGCGTCGCCCT
This genomic window from Chromobacterium violaceum ATCC 12472 contains:
- a CDS encoding RebB family R body protein, encoding MAFPTSVNNQITDAVTQANVKVLAESPAMAMGSIYQSLAHSTGILFQNAVSAQQQQNTLAQAAANMGVMQIYSMNTMAGAAATEKVAQGGVADNLTSLLTVLQSFRNR
- a CDS encoding RebB family R body protein, coding for MAYNTAVNDQITDAVTQTNVKVLAEAPAMAMGSLFQTASHSTGILFENATSAQQQQNTLSQAAANMGVMQIYSVDTMADAAGTEKVSQAGIADNLSSLMTVLQSFRR
- a CDS encoding MFS transporter, coding for MPHAQSVRTGLPTLLALSAGMFMAVLDTNIVNLALPALLRSLDASLSQLTWIVDAYALGFAGLMLSAGWLADRFGPRRMLAWGLALFVLASLLCGLAPGARTLILFRLLQGMAAALFIPSSLGLLRHAFPHPAERARAVGLYGGLSASAAAAGPVLGGLLLAPLGWRGAFLINVPIGLAALLAIPFVVPHRQAMPTRGADLPGQAAGMLTLLLASYALIEGPRLGAPVLFALLLAVAGCGRLFWQLENANPQAMVPPELFRNPVFAAANWVGFAIGVAYFGTLLLLSLYLQQGLGLDALHAGLAMLPLAGCLIIGNVAAGRLLPRLGARRQIRGGLLLSAAGYLLLALADGHALAWSLLAMLPLALGTALAIAPMTATVLESAPPHLSGTASAVLNAVRQTGALVGAAGAALAVGYGADLRHALAIGLSVAALASLSGALIAGWIPRAGQQAAPEPAPAAR
- a CDS encoding RebB family R body protein; this encodes MSFPTSVNDQITDAVTQANVKVLAEAPAMAMGSIYQSMAHSTGILFQNAVSAQQQQNTLAQAAANMGVMQIYSMDTMAGAAGTEKMAQGGIADNLTSLLTVLQSFR
- a CDS encoding RebB family R body protein, with amino-acid sequence MANNTAVNDQITDAVTQANVKVLAEAPAMALGSLFQTMAHSTGILFENAISAQQQQNTLSQAAANTGVMQIYSVDTMADAAATEKVSQGGIADNLTSLMTVLQSFQR
- a CDS encoding LysR family transcriptional regulator yields the protein MNWDNARYFLSLARAGTLRAAAQQLGVDQATVGRRLQAFEAEIGSRLFLRTPQGYQLSESGAMLLADAERMEAAADAFSRKAAHSDRQLAGPVRIAATDTVAEAFIIPALAELSRRHPELEFTLLTGLSIRDVAAGEVDFAIRSLRPDKGEVLVRKLAAIDMSLYASPDYLARRGRPLPGDGFAGHELLMFPRDTVPRHWQRLCGESVDQARIALQANSQLSLRQAALAGMGIAMLSCFIADRDAGLERVWPDRTDPVDMWLVLHPDLQKVARVRTAVEAIASMFKPA
- a CDS encoding LysR family transcriptional regulator codes for the protein MKTMPSPDNLLAFDALARAGSFTAAADLLDCHKSLVSARVKELEREMGAALVLRTTRRVALTEAGERLRPHAARLRETLSQARMAVDETQSDIEGPLTVSTTSSLAQHVLGPALSELAALHPGLQLSLEVNNRLQDPVADVLDFCLRSARSHTVHDDRLVARLAGYASENLYASPAYLARHPAIRQPADLAAHRLLVMESEQRGGLKLARGEQLLSQPVGALFYLNDYPLRTHLALAGHGITMLADYAVQSHLRDGELARVLPEWHCDYWPIYLVHPFRAPLTRKYQTFIDFVLPRVAAALPENQMDQTGRANSTR
- a CDS encoding extracellular catalytic domain type 2 short-chain-length polyhydroxyalkanoate depolymerase, which translates into the protein MHSVNPRARLLRAALLSWMLAAGQAVAAAAPPLPALGADPMQNTVSGLSSGAFMAAQYSVTYSASVAGAGIVAGGPFYCAGLNKLGGADRFMMTASNQCMRPQGAAPSGAAAWKEAQQFASQGLIDPVDNIKRQRLYIFTGASDSVVYPKVVAQTRAFYQHAGVPDSQIRYVDNVNAGHALLTSNPGDEACPVNVSPAAGSTKTNLNNCGFMQSQDILRQLYGNLKPPAARLSGELLDFDQTEFADGRYTGLSDIGHVYIPADCRKQSCRVHVVFHGCTQEDSRIGNRYYTSTGFNEMADRNRIVVLYPQIRTDPKRNPQGCWDFWGYSSKNPSNPDYYAKNAPQLSAIRAMVERLDSPRP
- a CDS encoding lysozyme, with translation MKTNAAGISLIKQFEGVRLAAYQDMVGVWTIGYGHTGPDVKAGMTITQQQADQLLAADLEKFETGVRKAVIVPLNANQFSALVSFSYNLGLGNLRSSTLLRLLNKGDYDGAAAQFPRWNRAGGQAVPGLTRRRKAEQALFLTPAPC